Proteins co-encoded in one Glandiceps talaboti chromosome 22, keGlaTala1.1, whole genome shotgun sequence genomic window:
- the LOC144452220 gene encoding nucleoside diphosphate kinase homolog 5-like, with amino-acid sequence MPEVETETVSMDPPQIFVERTLAIIKPDCVDKADEIEEIILRSGFTVLQKRRVHLTPEQTSDFYAEHYGKMFFPSLVAYMSSGPIVAMVLARECSISYWRDLIGPTNTLKARETHPDSIRALYGTDDQRNAVHGSDSYSSAEREIRFLFPDSIVEPIPAGQAAKDYLSKMVNPTLLKGLTELCKQKPADPITWLADWMLANNPNKPRINEPYSVVEPN; translated from the exons ATGCCTGAAGTAGAAACAGAAACAGTGTCCATGGATCCACCTCAGATCTTTGTCGAGCGTACGTTAGCTATAATCAAGCCAGACTGCGTCGACAAAGCTGACGAAATTGAAGAAATTATCCTGAGATCGGGATTCACAGTTTTACAG AAAAGGAGAGTACATCTAACTCCTGAACAGACTAGTGACTTTTACGCCGAACATTATGGTAAAATGTTTTTCCCCAGCCTTGTTGCCTACATGAGCAGTGGACCAATAGTAGCCATGGTCTTAGCCAGAGAATGCTCAATATCTTACTGGAGGGATTTAATTGGACCCACTAACACATTAAAAGCCAGGGAGACACATCCTGATAG TATTCGGGCATTGTACGGCACAGATGACCAACGAAATGCAGTCCATGGTAGTGACAGTTATTCCAGTGCAGAAAGAGAAATCAGATTTCTCTTTCCTGACA GTATTGTGGAACCAATTCCAGCTGGACAAGCAGCTAAAGATTATCTTTCCAAAATGGTCAATCCAACACTTTTGAAGGGTTTGACTGAATTATGTAAACAGAAACCAGCGGATCCCATA ACGTGGCTTGCTGACTGGATGCTTGCAAACAACCCCAACAAACCAAGGATCAATGAACCCTATTCAGTTGTAGAACCAAATTAG
- the LOC144452357 gene encoding prosaposin-like isoform X3 has protein sequence MKLLVFVTLLAAASAAELFGKEKCTRGPGYWCQHISTAKECGAIQHCKDNVWSPKYTKQNDEVCDFCKEVITTARNLIANKATQKQVVDFLDSACDLIPDAELKSMCRSAVDEYADVLFDLIVSEMDPETICTAMGLCKPGVAIKPMIKTVPIVDIKPAKKVAQKSSIECAVCTLAMQEIDSLITQNSTISEIISVVDKVCTILPDTIRGECKTFIDDYGVQIINLLVLKLSPNEICTKLGLCTANQKSFRDLKDTECSLCELVVQYLDSFIDKNQTKQKIVQGLHEFCNILPDSLKGQCNDIITQYGMAIPELLEQLLDPLKVCELIGLCTSNQVHNVGVKDDTTCQLCKFVGQYLLTVLEKNATQQEIEQALDQVCAILPASIKDECTSLVAEYGPIVFQLLDQLSPDQICQVLGLCSSSSVKVSPVKDDQYCDVCKLVAQYALTALKSNSTEAEIENALEQLCSALPASISDECTTLVKQYFPLIIQLLDTMTPDDVCKALGLCSSTKSPLVLKKTPLKNPTTCAVCELAMNYIDGFIDQNSTASEIIAVLDKVCSALPSSLGTECTALIDEYGPEILKLLVQQLDPKQVCSELGLCTAQKVKVAVKDSTTCEVCKLVGQYLLTVLKNNATEQEIEQALEEVCNLLPASVKDECNSLVQQYGPVLFSLLKSLSPSELCDAIGLCPGKLVVGADKCMFGPAFWCASETNAKLCNAVQHCKLHVW, from the exons AATGATGAAGTATGTGATTTTTGCAAAGAGGTGATTACAACTGCACGTAACCTGATTGCCAACAAAGCTACACAGAAACAAGTGGTTGATTTCCTGGACTCTGCCTGTGATCTCATTCCTGATGCTGAACTGAAAAGCATG TGCCGTTCAGCCGTCGATGAATATGCCGATGTATTGTTTGATCTGATTGTGAGTGAAATGGACCCAGAAACCATCTGTACAGCTATGGGACTCTGCAAACCAGGTGTTGCTATCAAACCAATGATTAAG ACTGTCCCTATCGTAGACATCAAACCAGCAAAGAAGGTTGCCCAGAAAAGCTCTATTGAGTGTGCTGTGTGTACCCTAGCAATGCAAGAAATTGACTCCCTTATCACACAAAACTCCACCATT TCTGAGATCATCTCTGTAGTGGATAAAGTATGTACCATATTACCAGACACAATCCGTGGAGAATGCAAGACATTTATTGATGATTATGGAGTACAAATCATCAACCTTTTGGTCCTTAAACTCAGTCCCAATGAAATTTGCACCAAACTAGGACTGTGTACTGCTAACCAGAAGAGTTTTAGAG ATCTTAAAGACACTGAATGTAGTCTGTGTGAGTTAGTAGTACAGTATCTGGATTCTTTCATTGATAAgaaccaaaccaaacaaaaaattgtacaaGGTCTTCATGAATTCTGTAACATTCTACCAGACAGCCTCAAAGGACAG tgtaatgacatcatcacccAGTATGGTATGGCCATCCCAGAATTGCTTGAACAGCTCTTGGATCCTCTCAAAGTCTGTGAA TTAATTGGACTTTGTACTTCCAACCAAGTTCACAATGTTGGTG TAAAAGATGACACAACATGCCAACTGTGTAAGTTTGTTGGTCAGTATCTCCTCACAGTCCTGGAAAAGAATGCCACACAACAAGAAATTGAACAAGCTCTAGATCAAGTCTGTGCTATCCTGCCAGCAAGTATCAAAGACGAG TGCACCTCACTGGTTGCAGAGTATGGACCTATTGTGTTCCAATTATTGGATCAGCTCTCACCAGATCAGATATGCCAG GTCCTTGGACTGTGCAGCTCCAGCAGCGTCAAAG TTTCTCCAGTGAAGGATGATCAGTATTGTGATGTGTGCAAACTAGTTGCTCAGTATGCCTTAACAGCCCTTAAAAGCAACTCTACTGAAGCAGAAATTGAAAATGCACTTGAACAACTGTGCAGTGCACTTCCAGCCTCCATTAGTGATGAG TGTACAACCCTTGTCAAGCAGTACTTCCCTCTCATAATACAATTACTTGACACGATGACACCAGATGACGTTTGTAAG GCACTTGGACTATGCAGCTCAACTAAATCACCT CTTGTTCTTAAGAAGACACCACTAAAGAACCCTACTACCTGTGCTGTTTGTGAGCTTGCTATGAATTACATTGATGGTTTTATTGATCAAAACTCAACTGCA AGTGAAATTATCGCAGTTCTTGACAAAGTGTGCAGTGCATTGCCAAGCTCTCTTGGTACTGAATGCACAGCTTTGATTGATGAGTATGGTCCAGAAATTCTCAAATTATTGGTACAACAGTTGGATCCCAAACAAGTCTGCTCTGAGCTTGGACTGTGCACAGctcaaaaggtcaaag TGGCTGTCAAGGACTCTACAACCTGTGAGGTTTGCAAGCTGGTTGGCCAGTATTTGTTGACTGTGTTGAAAAATAATGCCACTGAACAAGAGATTGAACAGGCATTGGAAGAGGTCTGTAACCTTCTTCCAGCTTCTGTCAAGGATGAG TGTAATTCCTTAGTGCAGCAGTACGGGCCAGTCTTGTTCAGTTTACTTAAAAGCTTGTCTCCAAGTGAACTTTGTGAT GCTATTGGTCTGTGCCCAGGTAAACTAGTAGTTGGTGCCGATAAGTGTATGTTTGGTCCTGCCTTCTGGTGTGCTAGTGAGACCAATGCTAAACTGTGCAAT GCTGTCCAGCACTGCAAGCTGCATGTGTGGTAG
- the LOC144452357 gene encoding prosaposin-like isoform X1 produces MKLLVFVTLLAAASAAELFGKEKCTRGPGYWCQHISTAKECGAIQHCKDNVWSPKYTKQNDEVCDFCKEVITTARNLIANKATQKQVVDFLDSACDLIPDAELKSMCRSAVDEYADVLFDLIVSEMDPETICTAMGLCKPGVAIKPMIKKPNDDICTECKKFIGEAQQALKDNKTQEEVMEILDEFCQALGPLETQCQDYVNEYIRQIMNLIATELDPETICFGLGFCQGRLAGKLTVPIVDIKPAKKVAQKSSIECAVCTLAMQEIDSLITQNSTISEIISVVDKVCTILPDTIRGECKTFIDDYGVQIINLLVLKLSPNEICTKLGLCTANQKSFRDLKDTECSLCELVVQYLDSFIDKNQTKQKIVQGLHEFCNILPDSLKGQCNDIITQYGMAIPELLEQLLDPLKVCELIGLCTSNQVHNVGVKDDTTCQLCKFVGQYLLTVLEKNATQQEIEQALDQVCAILPASIKDECTSLVAEYGPIVFQLLDQLSPDQICQVLGLCSSSSVKVSPVKDDQYCDVCKLVAQYALTALKSNSTEAEIENALEQLCSALPASISDECTTLVKQYFPLIIQLLDTMTPDDVCKALGLCSSTKSPLVLKKTPLKNPTTCAVCELAMNYIDGFIDQNSTASEIIAVLDKVCSALPSSLGTECTALIDEYGPEILKLLVQQLDPKQVCSELGLCTAQKVKVAVKDSTTCEVCKLVGQYLLTVLKNNATEQEIEQALEEVCNLLPASVKDECNSLVQQYGPVLFSLLKSLSPSELCDAIGLCPGKLVVGADKCMFGPAFWCASETNAKLCNAVQHCKLHVW; encoded by the exons AATGATGAAGTATGTGATTTTTGCAAAGAGGTGATTACAACTGCACGTAACCTGATTGCCAACAAAGCTACACAGAAACAAGTGGTTGATTTCCTGGACTCTGCCTGTGATCTCATTCCTGATGCTGAACTGAAAAGCATG TGCCGTTCAGCCGTCGATGAATATGCCGATGTATTGTTTGATCTGATTGTGAGTGAAATGGACCCAGAAACCATCTGTACAGCTATGGGACTCTGCAAACCAGGTGTTGCTATCAAACCAATGATTAAG AAACCCAATGATGACATCTGTACTgagtgtaaaaagtttatagGTGAGGCACAGCAAGCACTGAAAGACAACAAAACACAG GAAGAGGTTATGGAAATCCTTGATGAATTCTGCCAAGCACTTGGACCATTAGAAACCCAATGCCAAGATTATGTCAATGAGTATATAAGACAAATTATGAACCTAATTGCAACAGAGTTG GATCCAGAGACCATATGCTTTGGTCTGGGATTTTGTCAAGGAAGACTGGCTGGTAAACTA ACTGTCCCTATCGTAGACATCAAACCAGCAAAGAAGGTTGCCCAGAAAAGCTCTATTGAGTGTGCTGTGTGTACCCTAGCAATGCAAGAAATTGACTCCCTTATCACACAAAACTCCACCATT TCTGAGATCATCTCTGTAGTGGATAAAGTATGTACCATATTACCAGACACAATCCGTGGAGAATGCAAGACATTTATTGATGATTATGGAGTACAAATCATCAACCTTTTGGTCCTTAAACTCAGTCCCAATGAAATTTGCACCAAACTAGGACTGTGTACTGCTAACCAGAAGAGTTTTAGAG ATCTTAAAGACACTGAATGTAGTCTGTGTGAGTTAGTAGTACAGTATCTGGATTCTTTCATTGATAAgaaccaaaccaaacaaaaaattgtacaaGGTCTTCATGAATTCTGTAACATTCTACCAGACAGCCTCAAAGGACAG tgtaatgacatcatcacccAGTATGGTATGGCCATCCCAGAATTGCTTGAACAGCTCTTGGATCCTCTCAAAGTCTGTGAA TTAATTGGACTTTGTACTTCCAACCAAGTTCACAATGTTGGTG TAAAAGATGACACAACATGCCAACTGTGTAAGTTTGTTGGTCAGTATCTCCTCACAGTCCTGGAAAAGAATGCCACACAACAAGAAATTGAACAAGCTCTAGATCAAGTCTGTGCTATCCTGCCAGCAAGTATCAAAGACGAG TGCACCTCACTGGTTGCAGAGTATGGACCTATTGTGTTCCAATTATTGGATCAGCTCTCACCAGATCAGATATGCCAG GTCCTTGGACTGTGCAGCTCCAGCAGCGTCAAAG TTTCTCCAGTGAAGGATGATCAGTATTGTGATGTGTGCAAACTAGTTGCTCAGTATGCCTTAACAGCCCTTAAAAGCAACTCTACTGAAGCAGAAATTGAAAATGCACTTGAACAACTGTGCAGTGCACTTCCAGCCTCCATTAGTGATGAG TGTACAACCCTTGTCAAGCAGTACTTCCCTCTCATAATACAATTACTTGACACGATGACACCAGATGACGTTTGTAAG GCACTTGGACTATGCAGCTCAACTAAATCACCT CTTGTTCTTAAGAAGACACCACTAAAGAACCCTACTACCTGTGCTGTTTGTGAGCTTGCTATGAATTACATTGATGGTTTTATTGATCAAAACTCAACTGCA AGTGAAATTATCGCAGTTCTTGACAAAGTGTGCAGTGCATTGCCAAGCTCTCTTGGTACTGAATGCACAGCTTTGATTGATGAGTATGGTCCAGAAATTCTCAAATTATTGGTACAACAGTTGGATCCCAAACAAGTCTGCTCTGAGCTTGGACTGTGCACAGctcaaaaggtcaaag TGGCTGTCAAGGACTCTACAACCTGTGAGGTTTGCAAGCTGGTTGGCCAGTATTTGTTGACTGTGTTGAAAAATAATGCCACTGAACAAGAGATTGAACAGGCATTGGAAGAGGTCTGTAACCTTCTTCCAGCTTCTGTCAAGGATGAG TGTAATTCCTTAGTGCAGCAGTACGGGCCAGTCTTGTTCAGTTTACTTAAAAGCTTGTCTCCAAGTGAACTTTGTGAT GCTATTGGTCTGTGCCCAGGTAAACTAGTAGTTGGTGCCGATAAGTGTATGTTTGGTCCTGCCTTCTGGTGTGCTAGTGAGACCAATGCTAAACTGTGCAAT GCTGTCCAGCACTGCAAGCTGCATGTGTGGTAG
- the LOC144452357 gene encoding prosaposin-like isoform X2, with protein sequence MKLLVFVTLLAAASAAELFGKEKCTRGPGYWCQHISTAKECGAIQHCKDNVWSPKYTKQNDEVCDFCKEVITTARNLIANKATQKQVVDFLDSACDLIPDAELKSMCRSAVDEYADVLFDLIVSEMDPETICTAMGLCKPGVAIKPMIKVLSLKPNDDICTECKKFIGEAQQALKDNKTQEEVMEILDEFCQALGPLETQCQDYVNEYIRQIMNLIATELDPETICFGLGFCQGRLAGKLTVPIVDIKPAKKVAQKSSIECAVCTLAMQEIDSLITQNSTISEIISVVDKVCTILPDTIRGECKTFIDDYGVQIINLLVLKLSPNEICTKLGLCTANQKSFRDLKDTECSLCELVVQYLDSFIDKNQTKQKIVQGLHEFCNILPDSLKGQCNDIITQYGMAIPELLEQLLDPLKVCELIGLCTSNQVHNVGVKDDTTCQLCKFVGQYLLTVLEKNATQQEIEQALDQVCAILPASIKDECTSLVAEYGPIVFQLLDQLSPDQICQVLGLCSSSSVKVSPVKDDQYCDVCKLVAQYALTALKSNSTEAEIENALEQLCSALPASISDECTTLVKQYFPLIIQLLDTMTPDDVCKALGLCSSTKSPLVLKKTPLKNPTTCAVCELAMNYIDGFIDQNSTASEIIAVLDKVCSALPSSLGTECTALIDEYGPEILKLLVQQLDPKQVCSELGLCTAQKVKVAVKDSTTCEVCKLVGQYLLTVLKNNATEQEIEQALEEVCNLLPASVKDECNSLVQQYGPVLFSLLKSLSPSELCDAIGLCPGKLVVGADKCMFGPAFWCASETNAKLCNAVQHCKLHVW encoded by the exons AATGATGAAGTATGTGATTTTTGCAAAGAGGTGATTACAACTGCACGTAACCTGATTGCCAACAAAGCTACACAGAAACAAGTGGTTGATTTCCTGGACTCTGCCTGTGATCTCATTCCTGATGCTGAACTGAAAAGCATG TGCCGTTCAGCCGTCGATGAATATGCCGATGTATTGTTTGATCTGATTGTGAGTGAAATGGACCCAGAAACCATCTGTACAGCTATGGGACTCTGCAAACCAGGTGTTGCTATCAAACCAATGATTAAGGTATTGTCTTTG AAACCCAATGATGACATCTGTACTgagtgtaaaaagtttatagGTGAGGCACAGCAAGCACTGAAAGACAACAAAACACAG GAAGAGGTTATGGAAATCCTTGATGAATTCTGCCAAGCACTTGGACCATTAGAAACCCAATGCCAAGATTATGTCAATGAGTATATAAGACAAATTATGAACCTAATTGCAACAGAGTTG GATCCAGAGACCATATGCTTTGGTCTGGGATTTTGTCAAGGAAGACTGGCTGGTAAACTA ACTGTCCCTATCGTAGACATCAAACCAGCAAAGAAGGTTGCCCAGAAAAGCTCTATTGAGTGTGCTGTGTGTACCCTAGCAATGCAAGAAATTGACTCCCTTATCACACAAAACTCCACCATT TCTGAGATCATCTCTGTAGTGGATAAAGTATGTACCATATTACCAGACACAATCCGTGGAGAATGCAAGACATTTATTGATGATTATGGAGTACAAATCATCAACCTTTTGGTCCTTAAACTCAGTCCCAATGAAATTTGCACCAAACTAGGACTGTGTACTGCTAACCAGAAGAGTTTTAGAG ATCTTAAAGACACTGAATGTAGTCTGTGTGAGTTAGTAGTACAGTATCTGGATTCTTTCATTGATAAgaaccaaaccaaacaaaaaattgtacaaGGTCTTCATGAATTCTGTAACATTCTACCAGACAGCCTCAAAGGACAG tgtaatgacatcatcacccAGTATGGTATGGCCATCCCAGAATTGCTTGAACAGCTCTTGGATCCTCTCAAAGTCTGTGAA TTAATTGGACTTTGTACTTCCAACCAAGTTCACAATGTTGGTG TAAAAGATGACACAACATGCCAACTGTGTAAGTTTGTTGGTCAGTATCTCCTCACAGTCCTGGAAAAGAATGCCACACAACAAGAAATTGAACAAGCTCTAGATCAAGTCTGTGCTATCCTGCCAGCAAGTATCAAAGACGAG TGCACCTCACTGGTTGCAGAGTATGGACCTATTGTGTTCCAATTATTGGATCAGCTCTCACCAGATCAGATATGCCAG GTCCTTGGACTGTGCAGCTCCAGCAGCGTCAAAG TTTCTCCAGTGAAGGATGATCAGTATTGTGATGTGTGCAAACTAGTTGCTCAGTATGCCTTAACAGCCCTTAAAAGCAACTCTACTGAAGCAGAAATTGAAAATGCACTTGAACAACTGTGCAGTGCACTTCCAGCCTCCATTAGTGATGAG TGTACAACCCTTGTCAAGCAGTACTTCCCTCTCATAATACAATTACTTGACACGATGACACCAGATGACGTTTGTAAG GCACTTGGACTATGCAGCTCAACTAAATCACCT CTTGTTCTTAAGAAGACACCACTAAAGAACCCTACTACCTGTGCTGTTTGTGAGCTTGCTATGAATTACATTGATGGTTTTATTGATCAAAACTCAACTGCA AGTGAAATTATCGCAGTTCTTGACAAAGTGTGCAGTGCATTGCCAAGCTCTCTTGGTACTGAATGCACAGCTTTGATTGATGAGTATGGTCCAGAAATTCTCAAATTATTGGTACAACAGTTGGATCCCAAACAAGTCTGCTCTGAGCTTGGACTGTGCACAGctcaaaaggtcaaag TGGCTGTCAAGGACTCTACAACCTGTGAGGTTTGCAAGCTGGTTGGCCAGTATTTGTTGACTGTGTTGAAAAATAATGCCACTGAACAAGAGATTGAACAGGCATTGGAAGAGGTCTGTAACCTTCTTCCAGCTTCTGTCAAGGATGAG TGTAATTCCTTAGTGCAGCAGTACGGGCCAGTCTTGTTCAGTTTACTTAAAAGCTTGTCTCCAAGTGAACTTTGTGAT GCTATTGGTCTGTGCCCAGGTAAACTAGTAGTTGGTGCCGATAAGTGTATGTTTGGTCCTGCCTTCTGGTGTGCTAGTGAGACCAATGCTAAACTGTGCAAT GCTGTCCAGCACTGCAAGCTGCATGTGTGGTAG